In a single window of the Tautonia marina genome:
- a CDS encoding thioredoxin family protein, which produces MRIARRFRPSTVGGLILALLMVSVSATASASADDPKPTRNDSPAPLQPREVAFTAAVEPPQVRPGETVTYAITAKLDDSWHLYAHAEEIPEGVAVLPTRFELFSLGGLEPDDRGWTPSQPPKASDPNSDLLSFSYHEGTVTWKRTLRVPDDARPGAVDLKTQVFFQLCDDSVCKPPTRRTVPTATLTILDPNTQARIDRPASSLLGLFGPLLIAPQDDPQPERRDSPAPLQPKEAAFTTAVEPVEARPGEVVNYQVKVTLAPTWHIYAISDTIPEGVAAVPTRFDLFGLSGLEPAGDWTSDREAHVPEEVSGVLAYDYFEDEVTWTLPLRVPADAAPGERTLRTQIQFQLCDPKSCKPPTRLTLPPVTLTVLEGDGSTPSPAPESNPAEPASSAAPAAEPTTSASAAQDDAQPERRDSPPVLQPKEAQFKTTIEPVEARPGEIVNYQVAVTLDPTWHIYAISDTIPEGVAAVPTRFDLFGLSGLEPAGDWTSDREAHVPEEVSGVLAYDYFEDEVTWTLPLRVPADAAPGERTLRTQIQFQLCDPKSCKPPTRLTLPSVTLTVLEGDGSTPAPTLASTPSTASPTASDASAETTAEPIASSPGVATGELAEKLDQGLLSFMAWSALGGLVALLMPCVWPMVPITVNFFVKQGQMRKDRSTTGLAVTYCVAIIGVFTLVGVLFSAFFGAASLSQLANAAWLNLLVAGLFIAFGLSLLGVFEIRLPNFLLNASAQGEARGGMVGVMFMALTLTITSFTCTFPVVGALLVLAAGGSYLYPVIGLATFATVLALPFFLLALAPGLLQSMPKSGDWMNAVKVVGGLIEIGAAFKFLNTAEISLGANPENAWLDAQVLLATWVIIAVVCGLYLLGMFKTNHDHGEVQVGAGRILFGTLFLGLGLYFSPALFGYPPKSKIYDRVVVGLLPADADEMDILLQMQKRGMTGGGGGGASPGGMLVDENETDPVRRARNFHGVWWGMSYEAALEQAKATGKPVLIDFTGVNCANCRLMEKSVIPRPEVVQRLEQFVPVQLYTDRVPVEELTPDEKFDLAEQNLMLEVELTNQQVSPLYVILTPDEQLVLTPRGGYIEPDDFVAYLDRGLAEFSNLAKTASASE; this is translated from the coding sequence ATGCGAATCGCCCGACGCTTCCGACCCTCGACGGTCGGCGGCCTGATCCTCGCCCTGCTGATGGTTTCCGTTTCCGCCACGGCCTCAGCCTCGGCCGACGATCCCAAGCCGACCCGGAACGACTCCCCCGCGCCGCTCCAGCCCAGGGAAGTTGCCTTCACCGCAGCCGTTGAGCCCCCACAAGTCCGGCCTGGCGAAACGGTCACCTATGCCATCACGGCCAAGCTGGACGATTCCTGGCATCTCTACGCCCACGCCGAGGAGATTCCCGAAGGCGTCGCCGTCCTCCCCACCCGCTTCGAACTGTTCTCTCTCGGTGGCCTCGAACCGGATGACAGGGGTTGGACCCCCTCGCAACCCCCAAAGGCGAGCGATCCGAATTCCGACCTGCTCAGCTTCTCCTACCACGAAGGCACCGTCACCTGGAAGCGCACCCTCCGCGTCCCAGACGATGCCCGGCCCGGCGCCGTCGATCTCAAAACCCAGGTCTTTTTCCAGCTCTGCGACGATTCGGTCTGCAAGCCCCCGACCCGTCGGACCGTTCCGACCGCAACCCTGACGATCCTCGATCCGAACACCCAGGCCCGAATCGATCGCCCCGCCTCGTCGCTCCTCGGCCTGTTCGGCCCGCTCCTGATCGCCCCCCAGGATGACCCCCAGCCCGAGCGCCGCGATTCCCCCGCCCCGCTGCAACCGAAGGAAGCGGCGTTCACCACCGCCGTCGAACCCGTGGAAGCCCGTCCTGGCGAGGTCGTTAACTATCAGGTCAAGGTCACGCTGGCCCCGACGTGGCACATTTACGCGATTTCCGACACGATTCCCGAGGGGGTGGCCGCCGTTCCCACCCGCTTCGACCTGTTCGGCCTGAGCGGGCTGGAACCGGCCGGCGACTGGACCTCGGACCGCGAGGCCCACGTGCCCGAGGAAGTCTCCGGCGTGCTGGCCTACGACTACTTCGAAGATGAGGTCACCTGGACCTTGCCGCTTCGCGTTCCGGCCGACGCGGCGCCGGGGGAGCGGACGCTCCGCACGCAGATCCAGTTTCAGCTTTGCGACCCGAAGAGCTGCAAGCCCCCGACCCGCCTGACGCTGCCTCCGGTCACCTTGACCGTCCTCGAAGGCGACGGCTCGACCCCGAGCCCTGCTCCTGAGTCCAACCCCGCCGAACCTGCTTCCTCCGCCGCTCCTGCCGCGGAACCGACCACTTCGGCCTCAGCCGCGCAAGACGACGCCCAGCCCGAGCGCCGCGATTCCCCGCCGGTCCTTCAGCCGAAAGAAGCGCAGTTCAAAACCACAATCGAACCCGTTGAAGCCCGCCCGGGCGAGATCGTCAACTATCAGGTCGCGGTCACGCTTGATCCCACGTGGCACATTTACGCGATTTCCGACACGATTCCCGAGGGGGTGGCCGCCGTTCCCACCCGCTTCGACCTGTTCGGCCTGAGCGGGCTGGAACCGGCCGGCGACTGGACCTCGGACCGCGAGGCCCACGTGCCCGAGGAAGTCTCCGGCGTGCTGGCCTACGACTACTTCGAAGATGAGGTCACCTGGACCTTGCCGCTTCGCGTTCCGGCCGACGCGGCGCCGGGGGAGCGGACGCTCCGCACGCAGATCCAGTTTCAGCTTTGCGACCCGAAGAGCTGCAAGCCCCCGACCCGCCTGACGCTGCCCTCCGTCACCCTGACCGTCCTCGAAGGCGACGGCTCGACCCCGGCGCCGACGCTCGCCTCCACGCCCTCGACTGCGTCCCCGACTGCCTCGGATGCCTCGGCTGAAACCACCGCCGAGCCGATCGCCTCCAGCCCCGGTGTTGCCACCGGAGAACTTGCTGAGAAGCTCGACCAGGGGTTGCTCTCCTTCATGGCCTGGTCGGCCCTGGGCGGCCTGGTGGCCCTGCTCATGCCCTGCGTCTGGCCGATGGTGCCGATCACGGTCAACTTCTTCGTCAAGCAGGGTCAGATGCGCAAGGACCGCAGCACGACCGGCCTGGCCGTCACCTACTGCGTGGCGATCATCGGCGTGTTCACGCTGGTCGGTGTCCTGTTCTCGGCCTTCTTCGGCGCGGCCTCGCTCTCGCAACTGGCAAACGCGGCCTGGCTGAACCTGCTGGTCGCCGGCCTGTTCATCGCCTTCGGCCTCAGCCTGCTCGGCGTCTTCGAGATCCGATTGCCGAACTTCCTGCTCAACGCCTCGGCCCAGGGTGAGGCCCGCGGTGGGATGGTCGGCGTGATGTTCATGGCCCTGACGTTGACGATCACCTCCTTCACCTGCACCTTCCCGGTCGTCGGGGCCCTGCTCGTGCTGGCGGCTGGCGGTAGCTACCTCTACCCGGTGATCGGTCTGGCCACCTTTGCCACGGTCCTGGCCTTGCCTTTCTTCCTGCTCGCCCTGGCTCCGGGCCTCTTGCAGAGCATGCCCAAGAGTGGCGACTGGATGAACGCCGTGAAGGTCGTCGGCGGCCTGATCGAGATCGGCGCGGCCTTCAAGTTCCTCAACACCGCCGAGATCAGCCTGGGAGCCAACCCCGAAAACGCCTGGCTCGACGCTCAGGTCTTGCTGGCCACCTGGGTCATCATCGCCGTGGTTTGCGGGCTGTACTTGCTCGGCATGTTCAAGACGAACCACGACCACGGCGAGGTGCAGGTCGGTGCCGGCCGCATCCTCTTCGGCACGCTCTTCCTCGGCCTCGGCCTCTACTTCTCCCCCGCCCTGTTCGGCTACCCGCCCAAGAGCAAGATCTACGACCGCGTCGTCGTCGGCCTGCTTCCGGCCGATGCCGACGAGATGGACATCCTGCTGCAGATGCAGAAGCGCGGCATGACCGGCGGGGGGGGCGGCGGTGCCAGCCCCGGCGGGATGCTCGTGGATGAAAACGAGACCGACCCCGTCCGCCGCGCCCGCAATTTCCACGGTGTCTGGTGGGGCATGAGCTACGAGGCCGCCCTCGAACAGGCGAAGGCGACCGGCAAGCCGGTTCTCATCGACTTCACCGGTGTCAACTGCGCCAACTGCCGCCTGATGGAGAAATCCGTCATCCCCCGGCCCGAGGTCGTCCAGCGCCTCGAACAGTTCGTCCCCGTCCAGCTCTACACCGACCGCGTCCCGGTCGAGGAACTCACGCCCGACGAGAAGTTCGACCTCGCCGAGCAGAACCTCATGCTCGAAGTCGAGCTGACCAACCAGCAGGTCAGCCCGCTCTACGTCATCCTCACCCCCGACGAGCAGCTCGTCCTCACCCCCCGCGGCGGCTACATCGAGCCCGACGACTTCGTCGCCTACCTCGACCGCGGCCTCGCCGAGTTCAGCAACCTCGCCAAGACCGCCTCCGCGAGCGAGTGA
- a CDS encoding fused DSP-PTPase phosphatase/NAD kinase-like protein — MRIAMAAALTAVVAGVATWLTIEVQNNRLVWDHFDVVTPGVLYRSGQLNPEQLAEAIELYSLRTVVSFHLPGPNVDAERRLVERLGAEFINLPMPGDGFGREEQFRQVMEAIDDPMRHPVLVHCARGTCRTGAMVALYRMERQGWTLDDVAAELERQGYREGWLCGYVYGMVDHWPTDTFPGIPDRSGQTPSDGQAEPSPDPDATFAKAEHGHEHGGTTR; from the coding sequence ATGCGCATTGCGATGGCCGCGGCACTGACGGCGGTCGTCGCCGGGGTGGCGACCTGGCTGACGATCGAGGTGCAGAACAACCGCCTGGTCTGGGATCACTTCGACGTGGTCACGCCCGGGGTGCTCTACCGGAGCGGCCAGCTCAACCCCGAGCAACTGGCCGAGGCGATCGAGCTGTACTCCTTGCGAACGGTGGTCAGCTTCCATCTGCCGGGGCCGAACGTCGACGCCGAGCGTCGGCTGGTCGAGCGGCTCGGGGCCGAGTTCATCAACCTGCCGATGCCCGGCGACGGCTTCGGCCGCGAGGAGCAGTTTCGCCAGGTGATGGAGGCCATCGACGACCCCATGCGCCATCCGGTCCTGGTCCACTGTGCCCGAGGGACCTGCCGAACCGGCGCAATGGTCGCCCTCTATCGCATGGAACGGCAAGGCTGGACGCTCGATGACGTGGCGGCCGAGCTGGAGCGGCAAGGCTACCGCGAAGGTTGGCTCTGCGGCTACGTCTACGGCATGGTCGATCACTGGCCGACCGACACCTTCCCGGGCATTCCCGACCGATCGGGCCAGACGCCGTCGGACGGACAGGCCGAACCGTCACCCGATCCGGACGCAACCTTCGCAAAGGCGGAGCACGGGCACGAGCACGGAGGAACGACCCGATGA
- the purM gene encoding phosphoribosylformylglycinamidine cyclo-ligase gives MPDLEADPEPDPKPIDYKSAGVDLDAYEETMRQIPPLLRRTYTPRVIEWPGGFAGLFRLDDKIRLLTRTYHDPVLVASTDGVGTKLKLAFATNRHETVGIDLVAMSVNDCLCAGAEPLLFLDYVAMSRDDPDLTRRIVQGISDGCVQAECALLGGETAILPDFYHSGEYDLAGFSLGVVDRKQILDGSEVRAGDKVIGLASSGLHSNGYSLARKLAFDVAGLKPESHVPELGRTVADEFLEPTRIYVKAMKTVYRHYRVKRIVHAIAHITGGGLIDNPPRVLPEGLAIRLHRGSWEIPPVFGWLRSIGHLPDDEAFRVFNMGIGLVLIVADYYADAIARYLRTEAGVPAWVIGEVEPGERSVRWAE, from the coding sequence ATGCCTGATCTCGAAGCTGATCCCGAGCCCGATCCGAAGCCGATCGACTACAAGTCCGCCGGGGTCGATCTCGACGCTTACGAAGAGACAATGCGGCAGATTCCCCCGTTGCTGCGCCGGACGTACACCCCTCGGGTGATCGAATGGCCGGGGGGCTTTGCCGGATTGTTTCGGCTCGACGACAAGATCCGGCTTCTGACCCGGACCTATCACGACCCGGTCCTTGTGGCCTCGACCGACGGCGTCGGCACGAAGCTGAAGCTGGCCTTCGCCACCAACCGGCACGAGACGGTCGGCATCGACCTGGTGGCGATGTCCGTCAACGACTGTCTCTGCGCCGGGGCCGAGCCGCTCCTGTTCCTCGACTACGTCGCCATGAGCCGCGACGACCCCGATCTGACCCGCCGGATTGTCCAGGGGATCTCCGACGGCTGTGTGCAGGCCGAATGCGCCCTGCTCGGCGGCGAGACGGCTATCCTGCCCGACTTCTACCACTCGGGAGAGTACGACCTGGCCGGGTTCTCCCTCGGTGTGGTCGATCGCAAGCAGATTCTCGACGGCTCGGAAGTCCGGGCCGGCGACAAGGTGATCGGTCTGGCCAGCTCGGGCCTGCATTCGAACGGCTACAGTCTGGCCCGCAAGCTCGCCTTCGACGTGGCCGGGTTGAAGCCCGAATCGCACGTCCCGGAACTCGGCCGCACCGTGGCCGACGAGTTTCTGGAGCCGACCCGTATCTACGTCAAGGCGATGAAGACCGTTTACAGGCACTACCGGGTCAAGCGCATCGTCCATGCAATTGCCCACATCACCGGCGGCGGCCTGATCGACAACCCTCCCCGCGTCCTGCCCGAAGGCCTGGCGATCCGGCTTCACCGCGGGTCGTGGGAAATCCCCCCCGTCTTCGGCTGGCTTCGCTCGATCGGCCACCTGCCCGACGACGAAGCCTTCCGCGTCTTCAACATGGGGATCGGCCTCGTCCTGATCGTCGCCGACTACTACGCCGATGCCATCGCCCGCTACCTCCGCACCGAGGCCGGCGTGCCCGCCTGGGTGATCGGCGAGGTCGAGCCCGGCGAGCGCTCCGTTCGCTGGGCCGAATAG
- a CDS encoding cytochrome c produces MMLRKWLALAASVSLVAALSAGLSAATVKQDEENLHEMMEKVSAANNKINRYLRTPVSFKKSQEDALTEAKLLLELGKKARENEEALETAKDLENPKEAWVKLMDDMNTHLETLIEKVEAGDQAESKNAHTEVKKSCAECHKVFRVEDDF; encoded by the coding sequence ATGATGTTGCGCAAGTGGCTCGCGCTGGCCGCCAGCGTCTCGCTCGTTGCCGCCCTGTCGGCCGGCCTCTCGGCCGCCACCGTGAAGCAGGACGAAGAAAACCTCCATGAGATGATGGAGAAGGTGAGCGCCGCGAACAATAAGATCAACCGCTATCTTCGCACCCCTGTTTCGTTCAAGAAGTCGCAGGAAGACGCCCTGACCGAAGCGAAGCTGTTGCTCGAACTGGGCAAGAAGGCTCGCGAGAACGAAGAAGCGCTTGAGACGGCCAAGGATCTCGAAAATCCGAAAGAGGCCTGGGTCAAGCTGATGGACGACATGAACACGCACCTCGAAACCTTGATCGAGAAGGTCGAGGCCGGCGACCAGGCCGAGTCGAAGAACGCCCACACCGAGGTCAAGAAGTCGTGCGCCGAGTGCCACAAGGTCTTCCGCGTCGAAGACGACTTCTGA
- the trpB gene encoding tryptophan synthase subunit beta, with product MATSTATDPRQLPDALGRFGPFGGRFVPETLIDALNQLAEAYERIKTDPDFWSEMNDYLTNYVGRPSPLYFAKRLTAMVGGADIYLKREDLNHTGAHKINNGIGQVLLAQRMGKKRVIAETGAGQHGVATATACALTGLECTVYMGEEDIRRQKLNVFNMRTMGATVVPVTTGSRTLRDATNEAMRDWMGSSAETHYTIGSVVGPHPFPMIVRDFQSVIGKEARQQCLDRVGRLPDAVVACVGGGSNAAGMFFPFIGDDGVELIGAEAGGHNSNLGQHASSLTQGQPGVLHGSFSYVLQDDEGQTSDVHSISAGLDYPGVGPEHSYWKDIGRVRYEAITDAEALEAYGTLARREGILPALESSHAVSQAMKEAARLGPGKVVVICLSGRGDKDAYEIARIRGEPMD from the coding sequence ATGGCCACGTCTACCGCCACCGACCCCCGGCAACTGCCCGACGCCCTCGGACGCTTCGGCCCCTTCGGCGGCCGTTTCGTGCCCGAGACGCTCATCGACGCCTTGAACCAACTGGCCGAAGCCTACGAGCGGATCAAGACCGACCCGGACTTCTGGTCCGAGATGAACGACTACCTGACGAACTACGTCGGGCGGCCGTCTCCGCTCTACTTCGCCAAGCGGTTGACCGCGATGGTCGGCGGGGCCGACATCTACCTGAAGCGCGAGGACCTGAACCACACCGGGGCGCACAAGATCAACAACGGGATCGGCCAGGTCTTGCTCGCGCAACGGATGGGCAAGAAACGGGTGATCGCCGAGACCGGGGCCGGTCAGCATGGCGTGGCCACGGCCACCGCCTGCGCGTTGACGGGCCTCGAATGCACCGTCTACATGGGCGAGGAAGACATCCGGCGCCAGAAGCTCAACGTCTTCAACATGCGAACGATGGGGGCGACCGTCGTCCCCGTGACGACCGGCTCGCGGACCCTCCGCGACGCCACGAACGAGGCGATGCGCGACTGGATGGGATCGTCGGCCGAGACGCACTACACGATCGGATCGGTCGTCGGCCCGCACCCATTCCCGATGATCGTCCGCGATTTTCAGTCGGTCATCGGCAAGGAGGCGCGTCAGCAGTGCCTCGACCGCGTCGGCCGGTTGCCCGATGCCGTGGTTGCCTGCGTCGGCGGCGGATCGAACGCCGCGGGGATGTTCTTTCCGTTCATTGGTGATGACGGAGTCGAGCTGATCGGCGCCGAGGCCGGCGGGCACAATTCGAACCTCGGCCAGCACGCCTCCAGCCTCACGCAAGGGCAGCCCGGCGTCCTGCACGGCAGCTTCAGCTACGTCTTGCAGGATGACGAGGGGCAGACGAGCGACGTGCACTCGATCTCCGCTGGACTCGACTATCCGGGTGTCGGCCCCGAGCATAGCTACTGGAAGGACATCGGCCGCGTCCGATACGAGGCGATCACCGATGCCGAGGCCCTGGAAGCCTACGGCACCCTGGCCCGCCGCGAAGGAATTCTCCCGGCGCTGGAGTCGAGCCATGCCGTCTCTCAGGCGATGAAGGAAGCCGCCCGCCTCGGCCCCGGCAAGGTGGTGGTGATTTGCCTTTCGGGCCGAGGGGACAAGGACGCCTACGAAATCGCCCGCATTCGCGGGGAACCGATGGATTGA